The following DNA comes from Serpentinimonas raichei.
TTCGATTCCGGCCTTGGCCAGCACCGCGCGGGCGGCCTCTTCGAGCACCCCGACGGCGAGCTTGAACACCGCCTGCCCATCCATCCTGAGCAGCGGCGCGCCGCGCACCAAGCCGCCGCTGAGGCTGCCTGGAACGCACAAAATGCCGGTGTGGCGGCCGTCGGCGTGCAGATCGCTGGCCAGCAGCGCCGGCCCGCTGCCGTCGTGTTCGCAGGCTTCGAGCAGCACCGCCCCGGCGCCGTCGCCAAACAGCACGCAGGTGCCGCGGTCGTTGAAATCGAGCAGGCGCGAAAACACCTCGGCCCCCAGCACCAGCGCACAGCGCGCGCTGCCGGTGCGGATCAGGGCATCGGCCACCGTGAGCGCGTAAATGAAGCCGCTGCACACCGCCTGCACATCGAAAGCCGCCCCGCCCGCCGCGCCCGGCAAGCCTTGGGCTTGCGCGTGCTCGCTGAGCTTGCGCTGCAAGATGGTGGCGGTGGAAGGAAACACCATGTCGGGCGTGGAGGTGGCGACCACGATCAAGTCCACATCGGCCACCTGGCGGCCGGCCGCTTGCAGCGCTTGCAGGCTGGCTTGCAGCGCCAGATCGCTGGCCTCGCTGCCTTCATCAATAAAGTGCCGGGCCCGGATGCCGGTGCGCTCGACGATCCACTCGTCGCTGCTCTCGATGCCGCGCGTGGCCAAGTCGGCCACCAGGTCGGCATTGCTGACGCGCCGCGGTGGCAAGTAGCTGCCGGTGCCGGTGATGCGGGTGTAGCGGGTCATGGGCGGTTTATGGATTATTCAGGCACAGACAGGGCCAAGGGTGCGGCGGCGGCGATGCGCTCTTGCACCCGCTGCAGCAGTTGTTTGTCAGCGGCCTCGAAGGCGCGCTGCAAGGCCTGCTCGAAGGCAAAGGCATCAGCCGAACCGTGGCTTTTGAACACCAGCCCGCGCAAGCCCAGCAGCGCCGCACCGTTGTAACGCCGGTGGTCCACGCGGTTTTTGAAGCTGGAGAGCACCGGCCACGCCACGGCGGCGGCCAACTGGCTGTACCAGGTGCGGGAGAATTCTTCGCGTACAAAGCCGCCGATCATGCTCGCCAAGC
Coding sequences within:
- a CDS encoding beta-ketoacyl-ACP synthase III; the encoded protein is MTRYTRITGTGSYLPPRRVSNADLVADLATRGIESSDEWIVERTGIRARHFIDEGSEASDLALQASLQALQAAGRQVADVDLIVVATSTPDMVFPSTATILQRKLSEHAQAQGLPGAAGGAAFDVQAVCSGFIYALTVADALIRTGSARCALVLGAEVFSRLLDFNDRGTCVLFGDGAGAVLLEACEHDGSGPALLASDLHADGRHTGILCVPGSLSGGLVRGAPLLRMDGQAVFKLAVGVLEEAARAVLAKAGIEAAAVDWLIPHQANIRIMQGTARKLKLGMDKVIVTVHEHGNTSAASIPLALDHGVRSGQVRPGQLLLLEGVGGGFTWGAVLLRF